Genomic DNA from Desulfonema ishimotonii:
CATCGAAGACGGGCGTCATCCGGTGATCGAAAAGATGATCACAGCGGAGCGGTTTGTGCCCAACACTGTCCGCATGGACGCCCGCGAAAATCAGATTCTGATCATCACCGGGCCGAATATGGCCGGAAAATCGACGGTGCTGCGCCAGGTCGCCCTGCTGACCGTTATGGCTCAGATGGGGGGATTTGTTCCGGCCAGGGCTGCGGCGGTCAGCCTGACCGACCGGATTTTCACCCGTGTCGGTGCCCTGGACAACCTTTCCCAGGGGCAGAGTACCTTTATGGTGGAGATGCAGGAGACGGCCAATATCCTGAACAATGCGACCCCGGACAGCCTGGTGATCCTGGACGAGATCGGTCGCGGCACCAGCACCTTTGACGGGCTGAGTATCGCCTGGGCCGTTGCGGAGTACCTGCATGACCTCCGGGGGAAGGGGGTGAAAACCCTGTTTGCCACCCACTATCATGAGCTGACAGAGCTGGCCCGGGAAAAACCCAGGGTCAGAAATTACAATATCGCAGTCAGGGAATATAACGACGAGATTATTTTTCTCCGCAAGCTGGTCGAGGGGGGCACGAACCGGAGCTATGGCATACAGGTGGCGCGGCTGGCAGGGATTCCGGGGCGGGTCATCGACCGGGCCCGGATGATTCTGGGCAGGGTGGAGCGTGAACATCAGAATCTCAGGACGATCAGCCACGCGGAGGACGACAGCATCGCCGAACCTCAGTCGGTCCAGATGGGCCTGTTCTGCCACCCGGAGGCGGTACTGTCAGATTCCCTGAAAAAACTGGATATTACCCGTATAACGCCGCTGGAGGCCATCAACTATCTGAACGAGTTGCAGGAAAAAATCAAATTTCACTAGCGGCTGTGCCTGCGGGCATACCGCACCCTATGTAAAAATTGCCTATGCTGCAAAAAAAATATTTAATACACGCATTTCTGATCTGCGCCATTGTCGGTGGCTGCGTCTCCGAGCTGCGGGCTGCCACTGCCGAAGAGCAGTTTTATCAGGCAGAGATTTCATATAAGAAATTTCTTAAAGATGAAAAGCAGGTCCGGTACAGAGACAACTGGCTGGCCTGCATCAGAAAATTTCAGGGGGCCTATAAAAAATCTCCGTCCGGGCCCCTGGCACCGGCCAGCCTTTACATGGCCGGAACGCTTTATGAGAATCTTTACATCCGTTCCGGCAAATCCGATGATCGCCGGGAGGCGCTCGCCACCTTCCGGCAGGTGATCAGACGCTTCCCGGAGAGTCAGTACCGTGTCAAAGCCCGGAAGGGGCTGGACCGGCTTTCGGGAGATAAGAAAACAGAAGACGCCTCAGCCCCTGTGCATCATGTCAGAAAGAAGTCTTTCAGCAAGACCGCCTCCCGAACCCCTCAGCAAAAAACCCCTGTGCGGCTGAAGCGGAGAGGGGCTCTGTTTAAGAAATCCAAAGCCGGGTATAAAAAATCGGCCCGGCACAAAGCATCTCAGGACATTGCGTCGCTGATCGCCGGTGAGCAGACCCCCGCAGCGCCCGTTACGTCCCCCGCCAGGGCGGCCCGGGTTGACGGATTGCGGGTCTGGTCCAACCCCAATTACACCCGCGTTGTGGTGGATCTGAGCCGGGAAACCCGCTATACCCATCGGCTGCTGGACAGGGACCGGGCGTCCAAAAAGCCCCAGCGGCTCTACATTGACTTTACAGGCAGCCGTCTCGGGCGGCAGATGAATAAAATTGTTCCCATCAACGATGACCTGCTCAGCGGTGCGCGGGCCGGTCAGCGCACCCCGTCTTCGGTCCGGGTGGTTATTGATCTCAAGTCCTTTAAAACCTACAAGATTTTTTCCCTCAAAAATCCGTTCCGGACGATTATCGACGTGTGGGGAAGTGAGGCCGGACACACCCGTGTGGCCAGGTCCGGGCCCGCAGTCCGGCCCCGGACAACGCCTGCGCCTGCGCCTTCGGTGATGCAGGCGGCCATTCGGGAGGAGCCCGAGGTGTCCCCCCATGATCTGGCCCGGCAGCTGGCGCTGGGGGTGCGGCGGATTGTGATCGATCCCGGTCACGGGGGGCATGACGGCGGCGCCCCCGGATATCTGAAAGGGGTCAATGAAAAGGATATCGTACTCCGGATCTCAACGCGGCTGGCCCGCAAAATCCGAAAGGAGCTGGGGTGTGAGGTGATTATGACCCGGAAAACGGACCGCTATCTCACCCTGGAGGAGCGGACCGCCATTGCCAATACCCGGAATGCGGACCTCTTTATCTCCATCCACTGCAATGCGGATAAGCGGCGCAAGGGCTACGGCATTGAAACCTATTTCCTCAACCTGGCGACCGATGCGCACGCCATCCGGGTGGCCGCCCGCGAAAATGCCACATCCAGAAAGAATATCAGTGATTTGCAGACCATCCTGAATGACCTGATGAAGAATGCCAAGATCAACGAGTCGAGCAGGCTGGCCGGGTATGTTCAGAAGGAAACCGTGGGCTACATGAAAAAGCGGTACAGCAAGATCCGGAACAAGGGGGTGAAGCAGGCGCCGTTTTATGTCCTGATCGGCGCGCAGATGCCGTCCATTCTGGTGGAAACCTCTTTTATCAGCCACAAGCGGGAATGTCAGCGGCTGACCAGCGGCGCATATCAGGAACATCTGTGCAACGGCATCATCCGTGGCATTCGGAAGTATATTCAGGAGACAAATCCCACCGCTTTTTTAAAGGAAAAATCTTCGGGCCGGGGGTGATTTACCGTTCCGGGAGGGTAATCTGACGCCGTTCCGGATCGCTCTGCTGCCGGTAGAAGATGGCAATATGGCCGATCATGCCGGTCAGTGCGCAGTTCATGCGCGTCTCAATCTGATCTGTTATTTCCTTTTTCAGCTCTTTTTCTTTGCATTCAATAAATTTCACCTTGATCAGTTCATGGGTGTCCAGGGCCGCGTCTACGGACTGAAGGACGGCCTTTGTCAAGCCCCGCTGGCCGATCTGCACGACCGGCTTCATGCTGTGGGCCAGTCCTCTCAGGTATTTTTTCTGAAAACTTCTTAATTCTGTCATACATCCTCCGATGGTTATGAATTTGCAGCGCCGGGACATTGGCTGCCCTTTCAGCGCGCTATCTGATTATACAGGCCGGGGGCGGTCGTCAAGCGATATTCCTGAATTTCCGATACTCAGTAATTGACACGTTGCCGCCTTTGGGTATATTTCAATTTGAAATTGAGGTGTTAGGGATAGGAGAGAAGATGGCCGGAGAAAAGATAAAAAAGACCGCGCAGCGGTCCGGAGAACACAAACGAATCGGGGACATTCTCCTGGAAGCCGGTCTGATAACGGCGGATCAGATGAAGGCGGCCCTCCGGGAACAGGCGGTTTCAGGAAAACGGCTGGGCAGTGTGCTGATCCGGCTGGGCTTCATTTCGGAGGAAAATATGGTGGGCGCCCTCTCCCGGCAACTGGGATTTCCCAGCGTCGATCTGAAAAAGGTGACCCTGTCCCATGAAATGGCCGGTATGCTGCCGCCTGATTTTATCATAAGACATCAGCTGGTTCCTGTGGGATGGGCGGACAACACCCTGAAGGTCGCGATGGTCAACCCGCTGGACCGCTCGGCCATCGGTGACATCGAGTTTATGATCGGCACTGCGGTTCAGCCCCTGGTGACCAGCATGTCGGCCATGGAACAGTTTCTGGATAAAATGCGGAAGGACCATCCGTCTTTAAGCGCGACCCCGGATGGCGTTGAGACAGGGAGTCCGTCCGAAGGGCGTGCCCCTGACAGTCAGGAACCGGCGGAGGCGGCAGCAAACCGGATCATCAGTAAGGTGCTGACCGATGCGGTCCGTTCGGGTGCGACCTATGTTCATGTCAAGCCCCGGCAGCGGGATGTGATGGTCCGGTACCGGATCGACGGCGTTCTTCAGACGGCTATCACCTTCCCCGCAGAGACCTGGGCTTCTTTTCTGGAGCGGTTCAAGGCCATGGCCCGGATGGATATTGCCCTGACCCGGCACGTTCAGAGCGGCACCGCCACCGTGAGGATCGGGGACCGTCCGGCCAACCTGATGATCTCTGTGCTGCCGACGCTGAACGGAGAAAAGCTGGTGATCCGCATCCTCGGAAAAGGCCAGAAGATGCGAAATCCGGAGAGTCTGGGAATGCATCCCAAGGATCTGAGCAGCTATTACGCGCTGCTGGCCCGGCCCAGCGGTATTCTGATGGTGGTCGGGCCGTCCGGAAGCGGCACCTCAACCACCCTGTACACGTCGCTGCGTTTTCTCCGGTCGGAAGAGAAAAATATTGTCACCATCGAAGACCCGGTCGAATATGAGATTCCGGGTATTAACCAGGTTCGGGTCAGCGTCCGGGAGGGAATATCCTTTTCGGCAGGTCTGCGCTCACTTGTGCATCAGGATCCGGATGTGGTGATGGTCAGCGAGATTCAGGATGCGGAGACGGCCAGCCTGGTCTTTCAGGCCGCGCTCAGGGGGCGGCTGATGCTCTCCTCTCTTCATATCAATAATGCGGTATCGGCCCTGGCCTATCTGATGACCCTCGATGTCAGGCGGCATATTGTCGCCTCTTCCATTGCCGGAATCGTGGCCCAGCGTCTGGTCCGGCGGAACTGCCCCCACTGCCTTGAAAAATATATTCCCGAACCGAGAGTGCTGGCCGGATTGAACATTGATGCGATGGAGGTCGCCAAAATGCACTTTTTCCGCGGGCGCGGATGTGTGCATTGTAATCACACCGGTTATTCCGGCCAGATCGGTATTTACGAGATTTTAACGGTTGACCATATTATCAGAGAACTGATACTCAGACGGGCTTCGGAGCGGGAAATTTTCATGGCTGTGCGGGGAAAGGGGATGACCACGATGGAGGAGAACGGCCTCTATCTGGTTCTGAACAGGATCACAACCCTTGAGGAGATTGTGCGGGTCATTCCGCCTGATGAAATTGCCACCCGGCGGAAGGGGGCGTGGGAAAAATATATTCTCTCCCTCTTTGATGATGCGATTTATCTGCTGTAGTTCAGGCAGCGGTTCTGCCGGTTACCGGCAGGACTATCACCGGGGTGCCCCTGACGGCATCACCACAAGGATGTTTATGCGTTTTCCCGAAGCTGTTTTTGAAGTTGTCAGAAACGATCAGTGCCCCTTTTATGAACTGGGGGATTATTTCAGGCTGTCCGGCAAGGCCCTTCTGCTGGACCATGATCAGGAAAAGACCTTTATCAGCACCACCATCATCAAATTACCCTGTGGCAAATCCTCCTGCCGCATTGTGATTGAAGATATATCAGAGACACTGATCAGATATAAGAGCGTGGAAAGGCTTCCGGGGCACACGTTTGACTGTAGCGGATGTACGGGGAAAATCCGCTTGCAGTTCAGATCGGAAAAAAAAGCGCCCCTGCCGGAAAAACTGTCTCCGGCGTCAGGGTCGGCCGAGATGCAGGAGGCCCTGAAAAATTTTTCATTCTTCAGGGTGCTGGACGATCATCTGCTTCGGGATTTTCTTCCCTTTCTGAAACTGAAACGATTTTCGCCGGGTGAAACCATTATCCGGAAAGGGACGCCGGGCCGCAATTTGTATGTGATCGTATCCGGGAAGGTGGAGATTCTGGGCCGTGATGATATCAGCATTGTCTTTCTGGGAAAGGGCGAGGTGTTCGGGGAGATGAGCCTGCTCAGCGGCGATCCGGTTACGGCGACGGTCAAGGTGATTGCGCCGACAAAGGTGTTGTACATAAAGAGGGATGAGTTTACAAGGCTGTTCAATAAATCCTCGGCGCTTAAAATGTACTTTACCCGGCTGCTGTCGCGTCGGCTGGCGGAGGTCAACATACTGCGCTCCGAGGAGTTCGGATCGGGCGTCATGGGGAAGCTCTCGGACATGCCCCCTGCCGAACTGTTCCAGATCTTCAACGTGAACCAGAAGACCGGCGTCCTCCGGCTGACATTGTCCGGCGGGGCAGCCGCCCTTGCCTTCAGGGATGGCAACCTGATCCGTGCGGAATACGGTGCAAAGGCCGGGCGGGAGGCCTTTTTTGAAATACTGAGGGAAAAGCGGGGGCGGTTTAAATTTATGCAGGGGCTTTCACCGGAAGATCAGAAAGCCCATGCACTGGGCGACCTGACCTGGCTTCTTATGGACGGGGTAAGGCGTCTGGACGAAGAAAAGGATGACCATCAGAGCCGGGAATAGCGGATCGGGACCGGAGAGCAGACGGCGGATCGGTTCGTTTCCCGTGGCCCGCCTGAAAATAATCCTGTGATGCGCCTTGAATCCGATTTTTCAGCAATGTGAGATCAGGGGGCTGAATCGGCAGAAGACAGGCCGTCACAGAACTATTCACAGGTACAATTTTTTCCGGGCGGTCGGTGTGATAACAACTTCCGGCTGTTGCCGGAGGATTCGGCAGAGGGGAATCTCAAAGAAGATATAAAGCTCTCAGACCGAATTTACAGGTGTTCCAACCCTGATTGCAGGCATGTGGAAGACAGAGATACAAACGCAGCCAAAAACATAAGAAATGAAGCGCTTGCGGCTTAAAATGCAGATTTATGTACGGTGAGTTCCACCGGAACTTAAGCCTGTGGAGATGGAAGCTCTGGCTGAAAGAATCTGATTCCTTCAGTGAAACTGCCTCTGTGAAGCAGGAAGAAAATAACAGGTAATCGTAGATTATCATAGATTTTTCAGAACGGAAATGCTGATTTTCAAAACGACGGAGAAGGACATGAGGCTATGAAGAGGAATTGTGAGCAGGTCAGACGACGACTTTCGGTTTTTTCAATCGGTATCTTGTTGATTCTGTTATATTCTGTGGCATGGGGGACAACGATTTCCATTCCGGATATGGCTGTCGGGGCCGGGGAGAAGGCGGAAGTGCCGGTGATGATCGACGCTGTGGACAATCTGGCAGGCGTCAGGCTGACGGTGGTCTACGATACCGGGCTGCTGACCTTCAGGGGCGCGGACAAGACCCGGGAAACCACATCGCTCATGCACATTGTCAACAGCAAGAAACCCGGCAGGCTCATCATCGTGATGGCCGGTGCAAAGGGGATAAAAGGCAAAAAATTTCCCCTCCTCCTCCTTCATTTTGAAGCCCGGAAGGATGTGACGGAAAAGCGGACGACCCGGCCTGAGATTAAAGAGTGCCAGATGATGAGCGATCAGTTGAAGGATATTCAGGCAGCGGTCAGCACCGGGCGGATCACGATCACCCCTTCAGCCGGGGAAAAGCCGGTACCCGAAGCCGGAAAGGAGAAACCGGCAGCCATCCCTTCCCCCGAATCCGCCAGAAACTGAACCGTTTTCGCTGTATCGGCATCTGATCCGCCTGCCGAAACCGATTGTCCCCGGCTTCGGCAGGTGGGCGTTTTTTCCCGGAACAGAGACGGACAGTGTCCTCACAAGCCCCTGAATTCTCCCCTGCGATACCTTGTCCGGCATATATCACCGCATTTTTACGGTGACAGATTCGGATAAGGACGGAAATGCGTGTCGGCCGCACAGCGTTTTCATACCGGTGGCTGATCCGCCGGAGGCGCGTTGAACGGAAAGGGGAACGGATACATGAAAAAAATGCTTCTGAGGAGGGCAGATCATGCCCTGACATGGGTGATGGCGCTGCTGATGGTGGAGTCATCGTTCAGATTTCGCCCAACGCAGTCGTAATGATCATTCTGGTCAACCTGCTGCTTCTGGGCCTGGTACTGGACGCCATTTCCATATCCTATCTGATTAGGGATGCAGAAAAAACAAATGTACCACAATGAATAATTCCCTTATCCCTGTAAAAGGTCAGCCAAAGGGGCCTGCCACCACGGTAGGTGGGAAATTATTTCTTGCCGCGTCCCTTATGCCCATTCTCATTCCGGTGCTGGCGGCCTTTAAAATTGACCCGCTCTGGTACGGCGTAATTTTCATTTCCGCCCTGGCCATCGGACAGGCCACCCCGCCTGTGGGCGTGAACCGCTTCACCGCCGCCAATCTGATCAGGGGGGATATCGACGCCGTTGCCAAAGAGGCCATCCCCTTTGTGATCGTGGATGTGATCGTCCTGATTATCCTGTCGCTGCTGCCGGTGCTTTCACTCTATCTGCCGGTCCGGGCCGGATTATATACGCCGTGAACCGGCGGTACAGGCCAAAATATGTAAGAGAATGAATGTGTTTCCCGGAACCTGTGATTCAAAACATTCCGTTAAAATATTGCGAAAGTTCAGAGGAGGTTTTGCCATGAAAAAAATTTCTGATCGGATTTCTATTGCTCTGATTACCGGTATTGCCCTGTTTTTTTTCAAATTCTCCTGCGTTTGCAAAAGATGTCATGAAAATCCTGTTCAATGTAGATCCGCCTT
This window encodes:
- a CDS encoding cyclic nucleotide-binding domain-containing protein, with product MRFPEAVFEVVRNDQCPFYELGDYFRLSGKALLLDHDQEKTFISTTIIKLPCGKSSCRIVIEDISETLIRYKSVERLPGHTFDCSGCTGKIRLQFRSEKKAPLPEKLSPASGSAEMQEALKNFSFFRVLDDHLLRDFLPFLKLKRFSPGETIIRKGTPGRNLYVIVSGKVEILGRDDISIVFLGKGEVFGEMSLLSGDPVTATVKVIAPTKVLYIKRDEFTRLFNKSSALKMYFTRLLSRRLAEVNILRSEEFGSGVMGKLSDMPPAELFQIFNVNQKTGVLRLTLSGGAAALAFRDGNLIRAEYGAKAGREAFFEILREKRGRFKFMQGLSPEDQKAHALGDLTWLLMDGVRRLDEEKDDHQSRE
- a CDS encoding cohesin domain-containing protein encodes the protein MILLYSVAWGTTISIPDMAVGAGEKAEVPVMIDAVDNLAGVRLTVVYDTGLLTFRGADKTRETTSLMHIVNSKKPGRLIIVMAGAKGIKGKKFPLLLLHFEARKDVTEKRTTRPEIKECQMMSDQLKDIQAAVSTGRITITPSAGEKPVPEAGKEKPAAIPSPESARN
- a CDS encoding zinc ribbon domain-containing protein; protein product: MPEDSAEGNLKEDIKLSDRIYRCSNPDCRHVEDRDTNAAKNIRNEALAA
- a CDS encoding GspE/PulE family protein, with amino-acid sequence MAGEKIKKTAQRSGEHKRIGDILLEAGLITADQMKAALREQAVSGKRLGSVLIRLGFISEENMVGALSRQLGFPSVDLKKVTLSHEMAGMLPPDFIIRHQLVPVGWADNTLKVAMVNPLDRSAIGDIEFMIGTAVQPLVTSMSAMEQFLDKMRKDHPSLSATPDGVETGSPSEGRAPDSQEPAEAAANRIISKVLTDAVRSGATYVHVKPRQRDVMVRYRIDGVLQTAITFPAETWASFLERFKAMARMDIALTRHVQSGTATVRIGDRPANLMISVLPTLNGEKLVIRILGKGQKMRNPESLGMHPKDLSSYYALLARPSGILMVVGPSGSGTSTTLYTSLRFLRSEEKNIVTIEDPVEYEIPGINQVRVSVREGISFSAGLRSLVHQDPDVVMVSEIQDAETASLVFQAALRGRLMLSSLHINNAVSALAYLMTLDVRRHIVASSIAGIVAQRLVRRNCPHCLEKYIPEPRVLAGLNIDAMEVAKMHFFRGRGCVHCNHTGYSGQIGIYEILTVDHIIRELILRRASEREIFMAVRGKGMTTMEENGLYLVLNRITTLEEIVRVIPPDEIATRRKGAWEKYILSLFDDAIYLL
- a CDS encoding YhbY family RNA-binding protein; the encoded protein is MTELRSFQKKYLRGLAHSMKPVVQIGQRGLTKAVLQSVDAALDTHELIKVKFIECKEKELKKEITDQIETRMNCALTGMIGHIAIFYRQQSDPERRQITLPER
- a CDS encoding TRAP transporter large permease subunit, whose translation is MPILIPVLAAFKIDPLWYGVIFISALAIGQATPPVGVNRFTAANLIRGDIDAVAKEAIPFVIVDVIVLIILSLLPVLSLYLPVRAGLYTP
- a CDS encoding N-acetylmuramoyl-L-alanine amidase translates to MLQKKYLIHAFLICAIVGGCVSELRAATAEEQFYQAEISYKKFLKDEKQVRYRDNWLACIRKFQGAYKKSPSGPLAPASLYMAGTLYENLYIRSGKSDDRREALATFRQVIRRFPESQYRVKARKGLDRLSGDKKTEDASAPVHHVRKKSFSKTASRTPQQKTPVRLKRRGALFKKSKAGYKKSARHKASQDIASLIAGEQTPAAPVTSPARAARVDGLRVWSNPNYTRVVVDLSRETRYTHRLLDRDRASKKPQRLYIDFTGSRLGRQMNKIVPINDDLLSGARAGQRTPSSVRVVIDLKSFKTYKIFSLKNPFRTIIDVWGSEAGHTRVARSGPAVRPRTTPAPAPSVMQAAIREEPEVSPHDLARQLALGVRRIVIDPGHGGHDGGAPGYLKGVNEKDIVLRISTRLARKIRKELGCEVIMTRKTDRYLTLEERTAIANTRNADLFISIHCNADKRRKGYGIETYFLNLATDAHAIRVAARENATSRKNISDLQTILNDLMKNAKINESSRLAGYVQKETVGYMKKRYSKIRNKGVKQAPFYVLIGAQMPSILVETSFISHKRECQRLTSGAYQEHLCNGIIRGIRKYIQETNPTAFLKEKSSGRG